The Rhizobium viscosum genomic sequence CACGTCATCTGCTGTATAGGCGGTCGCGACCTCGTATGGCGCGCCGCCTGACAGCACCAACCCGCCATCGCGGAAGATGCGGATGTAGTGATGGCCGAATTCGAGGATGTAAGTCTGCTCGGTATTGAACTGGAAGCGGATCAGCCGGGCCTGTTTCGAACTGTCCTTGATCTCGTGGATGAATTGCAGCCCGGCCCGGTTCGAGACACCCCCATGCGGATGCACGAAGACATTCAGCGCCGTGCGCAGACCGCTCTGATATTTGGTGAGATCGACGCGGGCGCCGAGTGCGGGCGAGAGTTCGCCCGCGGTGAAGGAGGGCTGGTAGGCGCGGAAATCAGCCATGGGCGCGCACCGCAATCAGTTCGCTGACGAAATTCTCGCTCGTGTGCCTCACCTGGTTGGCCTCGGCCTGTTCGGCGGCCCGCTGGCTGCTCTGGGCAAGCGCCATGGCATCGGCGCGGATTTTCGGATCGCGCGTCAGCGGCATGGCGAGGCGGACGGCGAGATGCCAGGAGAGCGCCTCGATGAAGAGAGGCGCATATTTCGTCGGGTCGGTCAGGCGGCAGGTATAGCGCAGGAGCACCGGCGAGAGATCGCAATAGAGCCTGTCGCCCTCGAGCGCGTAGGGATACTGCATCTCGCGCCCGGCCTCGTCGAGATCCGGGTTCAGCGTCTCCGGCAGATCTGCCGCGTTGGTGGAATAACGCGTCCTGATCCAGCGGATCTGCAGGCAATCGGCCGGTCGCGCATAGGAATGGCGCCAGACGCCGGGCTTGTCATTGTCCAGTGCGCCCAGTGCCAGCGTCTTGCCGGCAGCAGCCCAAGGAAAGGACTGCAGCAGCACATCGCGCGTCTGCGCATAGAACTGATTGCAGGCGCGTGCCTCCGCACTCTTTTCCGTCAGATCGTTGATATTGTCCTTGCCGATATTGGAAAGGGCGAGATTGCAGATAGAGACGACCGTAGCCATGAACCAACCTCTCGTGTTGGGGTAGGCGTACGGTGTGGATGGTTGTTGGGGTGAAGTGGGGCGTAATGGGCAGGAGAAGGTGTGCCGCGTGGCACCCCCCTCTGGCCTGCCGGCCATCTCCCCCACAGGTGGGGAGATCGACACGTGGCGTGACCTTCGGACATCACTGACGTCGCGCAGTTTGCAACGCTGCTTGTTGGGGAAACCGGTGCGCCCGGCCAATCTCCACCCTTGTGGGGGAGATGGCCGGCAGGCCAGAGGGGGGTGCCACGCGGCACACCTTCGCTATTCTTCCCCTAAACCCCCGCCTTCCGGCTGATGAACAAGCCGGTCTCCTTGCCCACCTCGAGCACGCCGCCACCTGCCCGGAACGTCTCGGCAATCGCCGCGCGAAACGCCGCAAGCTCCGCCTCGCTCGCCCGGTCTCCGGGCGGATAGGAGGTCAACGCCAGAAACACATCTTCCGGCTCCGTTATCCGCATATGCGCCGGATGCTCCGTCATGGTGACATTGCCGAACTGCGCCTGCATCAGCCGCTCGGCCGTCTCATAGCCGAAGGCCGCACCCGCCGGGTCGTAGGGTGGGCTGCCGAAGACTGAGGTCAGCGCATACATGCCGCGCATGTTGCCGGCACCATTGGTCGTCACTGCGAGGTGACCGCCGGGCTTCAGCACGCGGTGCATTTCGGCGATCGCCTTGTTCTGATCGGCCACGTGGTAGAGCATGTGCATGGCGATGACGGTATCGAAGGAGCCGTCTTCGAAGGGCAGGGCCGTGGCGTCCGCCTGCTGAGCCGTCACGCTTGCGAAGCAGAGCGGATGGCAGCGTTCGAGGGCTTCCTGCAGCATGCCGGGGGAGAGATCGGCGAGCGTGAGGGCGAGATCGTCGGGCAATTCATTTGCCACCGAAGCCCAGAACCAGGCGGGGCCGCAACCGATATCCAGCACGCGATCGCCTGGCTTTAGGGGAAGCTGTCTTGCCACCCAGAGAAACCAGCCGGTTTCGGCGATCGTATATTCCCGGTTCAGGCGCCCGCGGGCGGCGAGTTTCTTGCTGTCGCTATATTGCTCGTCATTGCCTGTCGTGATGGATGACATGATCGGCCCTGCTTCCCTCGATGTCAGATGGAATGAATCCGGCGACTGATCCTGCATCGTTGTGGTGGATGAAGCAATTGGTGTAGATGACTCGGCTCGCGCCTCCCGGGTCGTGATAGTGAGGCTGGAAATAAGGTCTCGGCGGAATGGTTGTCGTTGTTGCCGGCAGCTGCTAGGTCACCCTCTCAGCCATGCCCGGCTTCGAAGGAGCAACAGTGAAGAACCCGGTCTTTCTCATCATCATGTGCGCCGTCCTGCTGGTTGCGATCGCCGGCCTTGCGATCAGCTCCGCCCGGCTGGTCGGCCTGTTCTAGCCTGCTCATTGATAGGCCGGCGGCTCTCCCTGATCACTTGATATCCAGTGAACGAAGACTGAAACGCCGCGCGCCTTCAGCCTCTCCATCACCTGCCGGGCCGGGCTCCCCGGCGTCATCACATCGCGATAGATATCGTCATCGTAGATCTTCACGCCGCGCAGAGCGGGCATGTCGAGCAGTGCGGGCAGGTTGGCGAGATCGACGCCGAGGGTGAGATGTTGCAGCTTCAGCGGTGGTCCCAGCGTTTCGAGATCGACGAAGCGGACCATTGAGGTGAAATCGAGCGTGGTGATATTGGGGCAATTGGCGATGCCCGACATGTCGGGCACATCGAAACTCTCATCTTCGCCGCCCCAGAATTTCCAGATATAGGAATAGATCGTGTTGCCACCGTCGAAATAAAGCGTATCCACCCTGTCCAGCATCTCCCGCGTCAGCGGATAGCGCTCCAGATAGGTTCGCACCGGCAGAAGCGGATAATAGCCCTCGCTGTCGAGATCGACGCGGCGGCCAAGCACATGTTCGGCGAGTTCCTCGCGTGTGCCGAGATCGATAATGCCCTTGTCCATCATCGCGGACATGACGACGAGCTTGAGATTGGGATCGCCGAAGGGCGCGCCCGACGCTCCCGAAGGTTCGGGATAGAAGGCGGCGCGGGTCGTTTTCGCCGTGCCAAGCATGCTTGCGGCGGTTGCGCCGACCAGTAGATTGCGTCTTCGGATCATGCCGCCTCATGCACCAGGGATCGGGTCTCTGCGACAGAAGCTAGTGCAGCCGGTGGATGAAAAAAAGTGGGCTATCACACATCAGCAGGTGAAATCTGTGCGCCGAAGGGAATGTCCGGCCTGCTCCCGAATGCCTGATGCTGCCGGGCGATCAGCGGAAACGCGGCTCGCGGCGGGCGTTGTGCAGAAGTTCGCTGGCGGTGGCGAAAACGCCGAAGAGCTGCAGCAGCCGTTTCTCCTCCTTGCCGTCGATCCGGTGTCGGGTGCAGAACTCGGTGACGGACCAGACCTTGGTCAGGGCATCATGCTCGACATCTGCAGGCTCTACGCGTTCCATGGCTGCATCCTCCCTGAACAAAAATACCGCCACGCTCTGAAATGGCGACTAACGAAAAGTGATTAGTCAGGGACATGCTGCAGCGCCGCGCCGGTTCAAGAGGCGGGACATGGATAAACTGCTGCGCCGATTTCTTGGGCTCTGAGATGGATGGTGCCGCCAGTTCCTATACCCGCCCCGCCAGCGCCAGATAGGCCGAAATCGTCAGCACCGAAAGGACGGTCGAGGCGAGCACGACGCGGCCGGTCAGGCTTGCCTCGCGGCCATAGAATTCGGCCAGCATGAAGGGGCCGGTGCCGGTCGGCAGGGCCGCGAGCAGCACGGCTGTATGGGTGGCGGCCGGCGGCAGGTTGAGGAGTGGCGCGGCAATCAGCCAGGTGACGACGGGCTGAGCGATTAGCTTGAGGCCGACGAGAATGCTTGCGGTCGTCGCCCGCGCGTTGGTTTCGCCGGCTTTGGTGCCAGCCAGAAACAGGCCGAGCGCGATCAGTGCGCAGGGAGAGGCGGCGCCGCCGAGGAGCTTCAGGAAGGCATGCACGGGGGCGGGAAGCGTTACATCCAAGAGCATCACCAGCGCGCCGAGGGCGGGTGCGACGAGCAGCGGGTTTTTGGCGAGCGAGCGGGCCGTCTTGATGGCGATATCGCGCCGCCGGGCCTCGGATTGCAGCCCGCCTTCGATCAGGACGATAGCGACGGCAAAGAGCACGCAGACGGTGAGGATGGTCGAGATCAGCACCGGTGCCATGCCAGTATCGCCGATCAGGGACAGGACGAGCGGAAAGCCAATGAAGCCGGTATTGGCATAGCTGGCATTCAGCCCGTCTATCGCGGCATCCGCCAGATGCCGGCCCCTGGCGACGCGCCAGCAGAGCGTGGCTCCGAAGATGACGGCGCAGCCGGCGGTAAACGCCAGGATGAAGCCCGGCTGCCAGATCTCGGCGGGTTTGGCATTGGCCATGATATCGAAGAGCAGTGCGGGCAGAGCGAGATAGACGACCAGCCGGTTGACCTCGCGCGTGGCATTTTCAGTGAGCGCCCCGGTCTTGCGGGCGATCCAGCCGGCAAGGATGAGGGCGAAGATCGGCAGGACAATCGAAAGGTTCGTCAGCATCAGGGGTAACTCGGGGCAGGTCTTGCGAGAGGGTGATCCTTGCCTAGCGTGCGTGATCAAGATAATCCAATGTCATCTTGAGCGCTGATTGATGCTTCTGAGGTATTGAATGGACACGCGCCATATGCGCTATTTCGTGGCGCTTGCCGAAACCCTGCATTTCGGCCATGCGGCCAAGCGCATGAACATGAGTCAGCCGCCCTTCAGCCGGCAGATATCGGCAATCGAGAAAACGCTCTGCGTGCGGCTCTTCGAGCGCAATTCGCGCAACGTGGCGCTCACACCCGCCGGCCAGCATTTCCTTGCCGATTGCCGCGCCGTGCTTGAAGGCTTCGATGCCGCCTGCCGCGATGTGCAGCTGGTTGCCAGCGGCATGAAGGGTGAGTTGAAGCTCGGCTTCATGATGCATGCCGCCCATAGCGTCATCCCGGCGCTGGTGCGGCTTTATTCGCAGGCGCGTCCGGATGTGCGGCTGATCCTGGAGGAGCGCATACCCACCGATATCGAGGAAATGCTCACCGAAGGCAAACTCGATGCTGCCGTCACCTTCGGCGGCGGTTCCGCTCCGCATCTGCGCACGCAACTGCTCGCCCGTGACCGGCTGTGCCTGATCGTGCCCCAAGGCCATCGGCTGGCCGAGGCCGAAACGATCGGGCCGCAGTCGCTTGCGGGCGAAAAACTGATCGCCGCGCCCGCGACCGTGGCGCCGACACTGCGCACGGCGATCGGCCTCTATTGCGCTGCCGGCGGCGTCATCCCGCATTTTGCCTTCGAGCCGCGCCTGCAGCACACCATCATCCGGCTGGTGCAGGAGGGGCTGGGCATTGCGCTGATCCCGCAATCGCTGTGCGGCGATCTGGCCGAGGGTGTCGTCTCCAGAGCGCTCGACGATGCGCCGGAATTCGATGTCGTGCTCTGCGCGCCGCGCGCGGCGCGCAATCCGGCCGTGCCGCAGCTGTTCGAGGTGGCGGAGCGTGGCGTGGATTGAAGGGTAAGGTTATGCCGCCTGGCACCCCTTGCCACCCCACCGCAGCCGGCGCTATACATCACCCGATGGGGATGGAGTGCCCCCGAAACCGCCCACAAGGCTGATGACTCCTACCGTGTTCAACCGCGGTGGGAATCTGTCCGGAGCCCGCCGCAAGGCGGGTTCTTTATTGCCCGCCCGAGAGTTTTGGAGCGAGCATGTCCTTCTATACCTGCCTTATCGTCATGGCCGGCGGTGCGCTCGGCACCTTCGCCCGCTATGCCGCATCGGTCCTTGCCATGCCCGTCAGCCGCGATCTGCCCTGGGGCACCATCATCATCAATGTCACAGGCTCGCTCATCATCGGCCTCTTCAGCACGCTGACGCTCGCCAATGGCCGTTTTCCGGTCTCCGACAATATGCGCCTCTTCGTGATGATCGGCCTCTGCGGCGGTTACACGACCTTCTCCTCCTTCAGCCTGCAGACACTCGACCTGCTGCGCTCGGGCGCGACGATCCGGGCCTGCATCAATGTCGCGGCATCGGTCGTGCTCTGCATCGGCGCGGTGGGGCATCTGATCGCGACGCGGATCAATGGCGGGGTGGCCGACGCGGCGCAGGCGGCGATCGAGGAGCAGGCTTGAGGCGGGAGGAGGAATGGCTCAACAGGTTTTTGACGGTTTTTTCAGTCTCGGCTTGATGCCTGCCCGAGGCGGACGGGATGTCGCCGGGGAACAGGCCAGCGCGGGTCGCGCGGCAAATGGCGTAATTCAAGGGGGAAAGAGATTATCCTGTCCGTCAGAAAATCCGCGACAGGTGCAATCGATCCGCCGGGTATGCCGCCCGGCGGATCGAGCGGCCGTTAATTCCCTGTCGAGGTCGGGGCGGAGTAGGACAGGGATTCACGGATCTGGTCGATCTTGCCGTCGGCGTCACCGACGCCGAGGATGGTCTTGGCCTCGGCGAGGACTTCCGGGCTCACTTCGCCGCTGCGCGTTGCGGAAGCCAGCGCATCCTCCAATGCCGCATCGCCGAGAACCGGATCGTCGACTGAAGGCTCGATGCCGTTATCGAGTTCGAACTGGGCATAGGCCATGGCATAGGCGGCGATCGCGGTCATCTTCGGATCGGACGTATGCATATAGGCCTTGTAGCTGCGGTTGAGAGAGTTCAGGCCCTTCAGCTCGGAGGCGAGGTTCTTTTGCTTGATATCGGCTGCGGCGTTTTTCGCGATGAGCGATTTCGTCTTCGCCTCGCCGGATTTGCCCTTCGCTGCGCTCCCGGATTTCGAACCGTCGCGCAATGATTTGCCGGTCTGGGAACTGCCAGACTTGTTGCCGCGGTTTTCGTGACTGCCGCTTTGTCCGCCACCGTTGCCGCCGCCATTGCTGCTGCCGCCACCGCCGCCGTTGCCTCCGCCATTACCGCCGCCGTTGCCGCCACCGTTTCCTCCGCCCTTTGCCATGGCGGCACTATCGAAGCCGGTGATCGCCAGCGGGCTGGAAGCCATGATCATTGAAAGCGCAGCTATGGACGCAAAAGTTACGAAACGCATCCGTCTCTCCCTCGCAGGATAATTCATCGAAAGTCATGGGATAGCCGACTCGGGAAGGCCACCATCAGGATCACGATGTTAGGTGCGAAATGCGGAGCGTGCATCGGACCGAGGTCCGGCATCCGCCGGACTATGGTCTTAGAGAGCGGGAGATGGTTAACGGGTTTCGGGGGCGGATCGTTCATCAGGCGTTGCCGGCCGGCAGGGCGCCGATCCGGAATCGGGTGGCTGCCGCTTCCCATATTTCCTACCCCTCCATGACCATCAAAACAGGAGGTTTGGACATGGAACTGGAAAACAAGGTCATCATCATCTCCGGCGCAAGCAGCGGCATCGGAGCAGCTGCCGCCCGGCTGTTTGCGGCCAAAGGCGCAAAACTCGTGCTCGGTGCGCGCCGCGAGCAGAACCTCGCGGAGCTTGTGTCCGAGATCATCGAAATGGGTGGCATGGCCGTGTCCCTGGCTGGTGATGTGCGCGATGAAGCCTATGCGCAGGCCCTCGTCGACCGGGCGCTCTATGCCTATGGCCGGCTCGACGGGGCCTTCAACAATGCGGGTGTCGTCGGCGAGATGGGTGCGTTCGCGGAAATGAGCGCGGCCAATTGGGAGACGGTGATCTCCACCAACCTGACGAGCGCCTTCTTCGCGCTGAAGGCGCAGCTGCCCGTGATGAAAGCGCAGCGCAGCGGCTCGATCGTCTTCACCTCGTCCTTCGTCGGATACAGCAATGGCGGCCTGCCCGGCATGGGGGCTTACGCAGCCTCCAAGGCGGGCCTGATCGGCCTCGTGCAATCGGTCGCTGCCGATTACGCGGCCGATGGCATCAGGATCAACAGCCTGCTTCCCGGTGGAACCATCACGCCGGCCGGCGGGGAGAATAATCCCGAATTCCTCGACTATATCTCGGGCCTGCATCCGATGAAGCGGATGGCGGCGGCGCAGGAGATCGCGCAGGCGGCACTCTTCCTGCTGTCGGACCAGTCGAGCTTCATGACCGGCAGCCCGATGATCGTCGACGGCGGCATGTCGGTTCGGCTACTCTAGCAGAACTGGCCTCGGGCGGTGGTCGCGCCGCCCGAGGCGGGGAATTTCGCGGCCGTTCCAGAGGGGCACCAGCGCTTCACGACGGGCTCAATTCCTGACATATTTGCAGAGGGACAGCCAACCGTCGTGGATATCGCGCCATGAATTCGCAGACACGTGAAAAAAGCAACCTGCGTGCACCTACCGGGTCGGTCACGGGGCTTTGCTCTGCATCCGCCACCATGTTTGCAGTCGGAATGGCCTTTCTGGGTTACTGGGGGGTCTATGAACAGGGGAGTTGGCGTGCAATCGATTATCTTGTGATGATCGTTGCCGTCATCGGATTTGCAGCACTTGGCTGCGTGCCCTGGATCGTGACCACACCTGTCGCGGAGGACGAGGCAGACAAAGTCGCTGTCGCCAGGCGAGCGATGGCACTGGGGACGGCGCTAATCTGGACGGCCGTCTGTATTACCGTATTTGCCTGAGTTGCCCTGCGTGACCGGTAGGCCGATGATCGTCGATGGCGGCATGTCGGTTCGGTTGCTCCAGTCGAGGCCGGTTCCGGCCTATCGCGGCAGCAGGTTTTCGCGCTTGGCGAGCGTGATCAGTGCAGGCGTCATCTCTCCATCATCGACTTCATAGGTGAGGGCGGAGAGGGCATCATCCCATGGCCCCCATTCGCCGGCGTAGTTCAGCACCCGCCGCTTCTGCGTATCGGTCGGATAGGGCTTGCTGAACATGTCGATGCCCCGCTTGACGACATCGGCATGCCTGGTCAATCCGAGCTCGCGCAAGGCGACTGCGACATCGGGGGCATAGCGGCCGGACGAATTGAAGAAGAACTGGTGGACGCCGCCATTCAGCATCTCGGCGTTGAAATAATCGACGACGTAGATCTGCTTCAGCGCTTTCGGAAGGCGATCGATCTCGGCATCCTCCATCTTGTTGAGTTTTCCCGTCAGATAGCTGAGCCGGTCTTCGTCACCGATCTCGGCGCGCGCCCTGGCGGCCCATTCGACAAGCACAGGCGTACGCTCGACATAGCTGCGGATGGCGGCCGGAAGCTCGGTCATCTCACCGAAGGCGGCGTCGAGCGCGGCAAAATCGGCGTCCTCATTTTGGGCCGCGAGATCGCGCTCTGCGGCAAAGGCCTGCGCCTGCCGCGTCAGGCCGGCCGCTGTCAGCGCCTGCAGCACGGCATCGGCGTTGCGTGCCGGATCTGATTTTTCGGTCATCGCGGTCATCTCGTGGAACGTATCGTCGCTGACGGACTGGCCCTGCGCGACCAGCAGTTTCTTGGCTTCCTCCGTGATCTTCCGCCCCTCGGCGACGGTGGTGAAGAAATGGTGCAGCCCGCTGCCCGGCGCCACGTAGTGCAGATACGAGAGCCAGAAGAGGTTGCGCACGTCAGGCTGCAGCCTGCCGATATCGGCCAGTATCGGCCCCTTGTCGTCATCATATTTCACCCGCATGATCTGCGGCAGGAAGGTCGTCTCGATGACGAATTCGGTGGACATGGTCGTCAGGGCCTGCAAATCGCGCGCCTCCGGTTGTGTTTGATCGGATGCCGCGGACGCTGTGGCTACGATCGCACCGGTAAGCAGGGCGGCGAGCAAAACACTGGCATATTTCATGGATATTTTTTCCCGTGGCGCTGGTAGATTTGGCGGACTACCTGCAGAGGTCAAGCCCGCCAGGCGCGCTGGGGATGAGGTGACCGACCTATACCGCGGCAGGGCTCACCGCATCATGACGGGAAGTTTCGCTTGGAGTACGCTGAACAGATGGCGCTCATGAAGAATGTTCTTGGTTTTGTCGTTGCGATCATAGTTGTTTTTGTTTTCACGAACGCCGGCCTTGGGCAGATCGCCGGTCAGTCCTCCAATGCCCTGGCGACGGCCAATGATCGGAGTACCGGAGTCATGGTTCGAGGCATCGAAGCCGATGATCTTCGCAGCCTTAACCTTTGGACCGGTGTGGCGTCAGCCGATTTTGCCGCAGGTCGTCATGCTGTTATCGGCCGGCAGGTGGCCGATGCGCTTGCCATCAAGGTCGGTGATCGGTTCCTTCTGATTGATCCTCAGGGCACGCGGACACCGTTTGGTGTTGCACCAAGAACAACGACCTTCAAGGTCGCCGCAGTCATAGAGCTCGCGCCATCTGCCGAGGCGACCATTACAGTTTACGTCTCGCGCAAAGGTTTTGAGGAGCTATCCGGCGGTGCGCTGTGATGTGACTGGATATCAGCCACCGGAAGCAATCGTGGCCGATGTCCGTTTGAAGGCGCCCGCGAAGACGATGGCCATGGCTGATAGCACCAGGCCGCCGGCAAGCAGGAAGGTCAGCTGCATGCCGGCGGAAATTGCTGCCGGCGTCGCATGAATGAAATCGTCGGTGCCTGCGCCATAGACGAAGACGGCGCCCATGAGGGATGCGCCTGATATCAGGCCGATGTTGCGCGACAGGCCGAGCAGGCCGGAGATCGTGCCGCGCCGGTCTTTCGGCACGTCGGCAAGGGCTGCGGTGTTGTTGGCGGCCTGGAACAGCTGGTAGCCGGGCGTCAGCACGATGATGGCGGCAATATAGCCCGCGACGTCAAGCATCTGCGGTAGGATTGCCAAGAGGAAGGCGCCGGCCGCAAGCATAGCGAGGCCGATCGAAAGCACGGTGCGTGCGCCCCAGGCATCGACCAGCCGGCCGGAGGGCACGCCGCTGACAACAGAGATGACGGGGCCGACGGACATGACGAGGCCGACGATCGCGGCTTTCAGCCCGAGCGCCAGGCCCAGGTAGAAGGGGCCTACCACCAGCGTCGTCATCATCACGGCGGCCACCACGATATTGACGATGAGATTGGGGACGAGGCGCCCTTCCAGGGTGGCAAGCAGGCTTGCCGGCCGCGTCTTGCCCCTGGCCTTGTCGGCCGGCAGTGTCGCGATGGCCAGGTTCAGCGCAAGTCCCGCCAGCGGCACCTGCACCCAGAAAATGCCGCGCCAGCCGGCAAGCGGGATCAGCGCGCCGCCGAGCGAGGGGCCGAGCGCCGTGCCGAGAGCGGAAACCGTGCCAAGCAGGCCCATGGCGCGGCCGATGCGCGCCTTGCTTGCGGTCTCGCGCATCAGCGCCATCGAGATCGTCATCAGGAAGGCCGCACCGACGCCTTGAACCACGCGTGCCGCCATCAGCAGCGGCAGATCGGGTGCGGCAGCCGAGAGCAGCGAAGCGGCGGCAAAGAGGATAAGGCCCGCAAGCTGCATGCGCTTCAGCCCGTAGAGATCGCCGAGCCGGCCGGTGATGACGACCGAAATCGTCAAGGCTGCGAGATAGCTGACCACGACGCCCTGCACCTCAGCGAAGGGCGCCGAAAAGGCCTTCGCCAGATCGGGCAGGGCGATGTTGGCGATGCTGGTGCCGAGCGAGGCGAGCAGCATCGAAAGCGACAGCGTCAGCGTCACGCCCCGTCTTTCCGTTCGCTCCGATCCAGTTTTTTCTGCTTGTTCCATGTCGATGTCCTCTTGCTTGAAATGTTGTTCAGGAGCAGGCTACGAATTCAAGCCGACTTGAGGTCAAGCATGAAATTTCTGGATATCGGAGAGGTCTCCGCACGGAGCGGAATCAAGCCCTCGGCGCTGCGCTATTACGAGCAGATCGGCCTCATCACGTCGGTCTTCCGCCATGGGCTGCGCCGCCAGTTTCCGCCCGAGGTGCTGCTGCAGCTCAAGCTGATCGCCATGGGCAAGACGGCCGGTTTCTCGCTGGAGGAAATCTCGGGCATGTTCGGCAAGACCGGCGCTCCGGAACTGCCGCGCGCCGCGCTGCATCAGAAGGCCGACGAGATCGACCGCCAGATCCGGGAACTGACGGCGCTCAGCGACACGCTGCGCCATGTCGCCGAATGTTCGGCACCCTCGCACATGGAATGCCCGACCTTCCGGCGGCTGGTCGAGGTTGCGGGAAAGCGAGCAGGCGCGGGCAAAAGCAGGCGGGCAGGCAAGGTCCAATAAGGCCGGGGCGACGGCTTGTATGGTTCACTCTCGCCGGCGTTTGCTCCGCCGTGTCCCATCATAAAATCCCGGCGGCTTCTTCTTCACCCAGGCGACGAAGGTCTGGATGGCGGGATGGGCAAGCAGAGCCTCGACGGTCGGGTAGGACTGTTCCAGCTCCGCTTCGCTGAACTGCGCATGGATCTGGCGATGGCAGATGCGGTGCAGGACCTGAATCTCCCGTCCGCCGCGGCTCTTCGGCACCAGATGATGCTCATCCCGCTGCTCGGCCGGAACGACCCGGCCGCAGAGTGGGCAGATATCAGGCGTCGGCGCCTCATACCAGGAGGTGACGTCTCGGTTTCTCTTTCGCGCCATCGGACAAAGTTAGCGGCAAATCAGGCCGGCGGGCAACCGTCTCCAAGCTTTTCAGCATCAGCACGCCCATTCGAGCTTCATCTCCTTGAGGTCGATCTGGGCGATGCCGTCGCCAAAATTGAAGCCGCCGAAGATTTCCGCGATCTCGATGTAATAGGGCGAGAAATCGGGATACCCCTGCATGGGAAACATCGTGCCGCCGAGATGGGCGTGCCAGTCCTGAAAGCGATCCAGCCCCAGTTCCTGGCCTTCCTCCGAATAGGCGGCGATATAGCCGCTGAGCTCGTTCTCGTGGCTGAATTCGCGCGCCGGCCTGCCCACATTCGGGTCGCCCTCGCGCAGCGTGATTTCGACCGGCCAGCCGTAATCGAGCGCCTCGGGGCCGGGCAGGTGCTTCCAGCCGGCCTGGGGCTGGGGTGTGGGGCGGGCTGCCGCCAGAAGCTCGTTAACCGCCAGTCCGCCGGGCGAAAAGACGTTCTTTGCCTGCTGCTCGGCCGCCGTCCTCGGCAGGTTGAATTCGCCGAAATAATCGAGCGGCGATTTCGAGAGCCAGCCGGGAACGGGGGCGCCTTCGATCTCCGGCGGGACGCCGAGCGGAGCTGCAAGCTCCTCCTCCGTCAGCCAGAAGAGAACATAGTCGTTGTCCATGAATTCCATGTCGAAGCGGTGAGGATCGGCGCGGCGTGCGCCGCCGGCTCCGGCATTCCTGCTTGCCGGTGGCGTTTCCCATTGTTCGTCGACGAAGAGCGAGATCGCTACGTATTCATCACCCTGCGTGCGGTATTGCGGCGGCAGTTTCACCGTGAAGGCGTGGCGAAGCGGCATGCCATTGGTGGTGCTGATCGGCCATCTGTCGCCATCGATGCCGGGCGGGCGGCCGTAGCACCAGCCATTCTTTGGGCGGCGGGCGAGATTGACGGGGTCGGTGAGCGTCAGGTCATAGGCCTCGGTAAGATCGGGATCGGCATGTTTATAGGGCCGCTCCGGATAGACCGCCGTCGGGTCCGTGAGGCTGATCATCCTGACGACGTCCTCCCTGATGGCGACGCCGAGATCCAGCGTATCCGAGAGGTTCATCTTCAGGATGGTCCAGCCATATTTCTCCCTCTCGTCGGAAATGCGCTCGGCGCCGGGATAAAGCCGATGCAGCTCGTCGGCCGGCATTCCCATCGTGACACCATGGATAGGGGGAAGCTCGAAGGGGGCTCGAAAATAAACCTCGCCGAGCCTGCCATCGGCGGTAATGCGCGTGCCGAATTCCTCGACATGCAGACGGCCTTCCGCCTGGATGCGCGGCTCCTCCCAGCTCGCCCCCAAAGCCGCCTTCAGCTCCTCCACCGATACACCCGGCTGCATCGGCGCCAATTTCGCATTGTCTATCGGCATGCGCGTCCTCTCTCGCTGATTGTCCCGCGCAACAGATAGGACGGATTGGAGACAGGGCAATGACGTGGCGGGAGGCTGGAGCGAGGGGCGCTTAAGCGCTGCCACCCTTCTTCGCCGCCGCTGCCGCC encodes the following:
- the crcB gene encoding fluoride efflux transporter CrcB, producing the protein MSFYTCLIVMAGGALGTFARYAASVLAMPVSRDLPWGTIIINVTGSLIIGLFSTLTLANGRFPVSDNMRLFVMIGLCGGYTTFSSFSLQTLDLLRSGATIRACINVAASVVLCIGAVGHLIATRINGGVADAAQAAIEEQA
- a CDS encoding class I SAM-dependent methyltransferase, producing the protein MSSITTGNDEQYSDSKKLAARGRLNREYTIAETGWFLWVARQLPLKPGDRVLDIGCGPAWFWASVANELPDDLALTLADLSPGMLQEALERCHPLCFASVTAQQADATALPFEDGSFDTVIAMHMLYHVADQNKAIAEMHRVLKPGGHLAVTTNGAGNMRGMYALTSVFGSPPYDPAGAAFGYETAERLMQAQFGNVTMTEHPAHMRITEPEDVFLALTSYPPGDRASEAELAAFRAAIAETFRAGGGVLEVGKETGLFISRKAGV
- a CDS encoding AEC family transporter, whose product is MLTNLSIVLPIFALILAGWIARKTGALTENATREVNRLVVYLALPALLFDIMANAKPAEIWQPGFILAFTAGCAVIFGATLCWRVARGRHLADAAIDGLNASYANTGFIGFPLVLSLIGDTGMAPVLISTILTVCVLFAVAIVLIEGGLQSEARRRDIAIKTARSLAKNPLLVAPALGALVMLLDVTLPAPVHAFLKLLGGAASPCALIALGLFLAGTKAGETNARATTASILVGLKLIAQPVVTWLIAAPLLNLPPAATHTAVLLAALPTGTGPFMLAEFYGREASLTGRVVLASTVLSVLTISAYLALAGRV
- a CDS encoding LysR family transcriptional regulator, producing MDTRHMRYFVALAETLHFGHAAKRMNMSQPPFSRQISAIEKTLCVRLFERNSRNVALTPAGQHFLADCRAVLEGFDAACRDVQLVASGMKGELKLGFMMHAAHSVIPALVRLYSQARPDVRLILEERIPTDIEEMLTEGKLDAAVTFGGGSAPHLRTQLLARDRLCLIVPQGHRLAEAETIGPQSLAGEKLIAAPATVAPTLRTAIGLYCAAGGVIPHFAFEPRLQHTIIRLVQEGLGIALIPQSLCGDLAEGVVSRALDDAPEFDVVLCAPRAARNPAVPQLFEVAERGVD
- a CDS encoding DUF6892 domain-containing protein, coding for MIRRRNLLVGATAASMLGTAKTTRAAFYPEPSGASGAPFGDPNLKLVVMSAMMDKGIIDLGTREELAEHVLGRRVDLDSEGYYPLLPVRTYLERYPLTREMLDRVDTLYFDGGNTIYSYIWKFWGGEDESFDVPDMSGIANCPNITTLDFTSMVRFVDLETLGPPLKLQHLTLGVDLANLPALLDMPALRGVKIYDDDIYRDVMTPGSPARQVMERLKARGVSVFVHWISSDQGEPPAYQ
- a CDS encoding SDR family oxidoreductase, with amino-acid sequence MELENKVIIISGASSGIGAAAARLFAAKGAKLVLGARREQNLAELVSEIIEMGGMAVSLAGDVRDEAYAQALVDRALYAYGRLDGAFNNAGVVGEMGAFAEMSAANWETVISTNLTSAFFALKAQLPVMKAQRSGSIVFTSSFVGYSNGGLPGMGAYAASKAGLIGLVQSVAADYAADGIRINSLLPGGTITPAGGENNPEFLDYISGLHPMKRMAAAQEIAQAALFLLSDQSSFMTGSPMIVDGGMSVRLL